Below is a genomic region from Brassica oleracea var. oleracea cultivar TO1000 chromosome C9, BOL, whole genome shotgun sequence.
GCAGAGTTAATGTCTCAGGTATGGACTGAAAAAGCAACGCCATTGCAGCATTGTTCCTGTCGTCTTTCTCTATTTTAGTTTCCACGATTCCCAGACTTTATGTACCCTAAGCAAGACCCTCATCCTCATAGCCCACACGGTATAGTTTGTTGCGTTCAATATGGGGCACTTGATGGACGAGGTTCCTCCGTCTTTCACCTTCGATGTTGTAGCTACCACGAGATCTCCCATTGTATCAAAAACTCAAGCTCTGATACCAAATCTTGCTGTAATGTTTGTATAAGACTCAAAGAAAATATAAGAACTTCTTTTCTTATTGCTTAAGAAACTCACTCAAAACTTAAGCTCTCTAAATCTCACACAACACACACAATGCCCTTTACTCGGCATTGATATATATAAGACTTCTCTTATCCTAATCCTAATTAGATACACATAAGTTTAGATAACTCGTAAACTAACATGGATCCTTATCTCTAAAGATCCTACACTTATTAGGATTATGATAACTTGTCTCTCAAGCTTTGTTCAAGCTTACTTCAACAAAAATTAGAAAGAAAAAAACCGTAAACAGGTTTTGTCAAAATAAATATCGCTTATATTTTCTTCCAAAATATGGGTAAGGCAAAGAGGGGAAACCATAAATAATCTGCCTATAAATAGGTTTCGTGCATTTACAAGAAACCATTGAGTCAAATACAAGCCCTTTGCTATAAAAGCATTACAACTGATGGAAAAACAAATAACAAAATATAAACATGTATGATGTAACTTATTCGTTATGTATAGCCTTTTATATCTGACAGGTGTATCAAACATGAGCTGGGATCGATAAAAGCCGTTTGGAACAGCCATTAGCCAGAAGAAAAAAAATACACACACACACGCAATATATATATATGCATCTTTCGTGCACCGTAAGAATCGAAACTAGTGAATCTAGTACGCTAGGCAAGCCTTCCTTCGGTTTCTGGCAGCTGCCTGTTTCCAGACTTCTCGAATCTTGAAAGCTGCCTTAACCTTACACCACCTGGCTCTTGGAGACCCCGCAGTATTTGTAAAACGAATATTAAACGTTCCAGCTTCTTCCGTGCCAAACACGCTAACAGACAAACTATTATAGATTTGTTGTTCCCAATCCGCCGCACCAGTTGACAAGTTCGAGGACATGCCGTGATGATAAGTAAAAGTGTTCTCATGATCATCCTCTTCATTCTCGATATACCCTCTCGTGGCTAAAGTTTGTGCATCGTGGTCGTGTTCGTGTTCACTTATCCTGAAGCTGTTTCTCTGTAATAAATTCCGGTCGATATGAAACGTCATGTCTGGTGAGTTCTCACAACTCATTAGCATCTCTGGTTGGATGGTGGAGTTTGCAGCTGTCAAGTAAAGAGAACTCATAGAGCCTGATGGATCCGAAGTTCCTACACATTAAAAAGAAAATTGAATAATAATTTAGCAAGTCTATAATAAGATGCATCTTTTAGTGCTATCATAAGATTTTTTTCTAATAATTTAGCAAGTCTATAATATATACACTAGATTAAGACCCGCGCCTTGCGCGGGATAAACATTATATATAAAAATTATTTTATGTATTATATGTTTTTACATATTATGAAATAATAAAAATATATTGAATAATTAAAAGTGAGTAACTATTAGATATATAATTAAATTGGTGCGAAAGTATAAATCAATTTTATTAATCCAAACAATTTTTAAAAAAATTTGATAGGATATGTAATTAAATTTAAATGATATTAACATACATAGTATATTTTTAATATTAACGTCTATTAAATGATGCTTTCTACTCATATATTTTTTTGATCATGTGTATCTTTAATAGCAAAAACTTTAAATTACTGATAACAAAATTTTCATTGTGGGATTAATAATTTTAGTAATTGATAATTTTAAAAAAATTTATCAATGTTAGTTCAAAACTTTTATCAAAAATAATGATTCAAAGTAAATTTTAAAACTAAAATATTTATTTATTCAATATGGTTTATAGTTTAATTTAGAATGATATAGATACATATATATTTTAAATATTAAGGATTAATTAAATTAGACTTTTACTTATATGATTTTGTAATCATTTATATTTTGCATAGCAAAAATTTTAAACCATGGATCACAAAATTTGAATGTGAGACTTTTAACAGTTTTAGTAATTTATAGTCATTTTTTAAAATTCAAAATATAACATATACAGAAAAATCTAAATTTTTATAATATGGTTATCATGTTTTTTTTTAAATTATTTTAATAGTTTAAAATTAAACAAATTTGATAGAAGATACATTATTTTTTTTATCAGATCTTTGTTATTCAAAATCATTAATTGTCATATATATTTTATCCACATTACGCAATTCCGTAATCTTTATTTAAGGAAATAATAAATGACATTAATAATGAATTTATGGTTAGTTTAATAAAAAGCTTATTATATAATTAGATGAACCAACCTATTTCTCTAATAATTCTAAGAATCATCCTAGCGATGACACGTGACTACAAAAAAAAGTTGTAATGTTTCACAAATAATATATAGAGGATATCAAAAGACCTAGAGCGCGACCAAAATTAACATGTTTTATTCCTATCCTAAGATACTTTCTAATAATTTAGCAAGTCCATAATAGGATATATACATATCAAAAGACTTAGAGCACGACTAGAATAAACATGTTTTAATTTATTCCTATTCTAAGATATTTTTTCTAATAATTTAGCAAGTCTGTAATAGGATATACATATCAAAAGACCTAGAGCGCGACCATGATAAACCTGTATACCTTGAAAGTTGTTGTGCTGCAACTCAGGACATGCGATGCCAAATCCGGGATTTGGCGTGCAGTGCAAGGATCTTTGTGGATGTTCCACAAAGGTCTGTAAGAGGGTAAGGTCTCTATAAGCTTCTTTCTTCAACTTGTCCAGCTGATAGGTTGGTATCTCATCAGGGTTTCGAAACGTGCCATCACTTAATGACACTTTGATCACTTCATAGACAGAGTTGAAAATAAGCGATCCATCAAGAGCGTTTGCGTTGTAGATGTAACGCTCTGTTTCGTCCAAAACGCATTGCATGGCGTGGGATACAATTGCTTCCCATTTTCTCTTTGAGATCCTTCCTGACTTTGTCTCTCTACCAAGTATCTGCTCAAAATAACAATTTAGATTAGTCGATTTAGTTACATTAAAATTTAAAGATTTATTAAAATTACTTAGATTTAGAATCTTACGTTGTATAACTCATTTGGACATACGGCATACCAACGGAGTAAATCCTTGACGGTATAAATCTTCTGCTCAGCCAAACGCTTTGCCGAAACGCCACCTTTAGCTATGTTCTTCAGTCTCCAAACCTCGTCACTGGGAGACGGAGGGTAATGTTTTCTATAAGCTGCACATAACCACAATTTTAAAATTTAAATCATTTCCATAACATAAAAATAATTTATGACAAAATAACATAAAAAGAACAAAATCTCTATAATAATATTAAATAAAGGATTAAATAACTTAATTACTTCAAATCTTAAACTCTTCTTCACCCTTAAATACTAAACCATACACTCTAATCACAAAATTCAAAAGCAAATACAAGATAAAAAATGTTTTCATTTTATTTTATTAATGTTATTTTGAGAAAAAAAAATGTGCGTCTTTTTTGGGTAAATGTGCTTTACTATTACCGGTTATTTCTCAATTAAAAACAGTTGATAATTTAACCTAAACTCACTAACAGCGTCTACAACCCTAACCAAACGCAGTAACCGTTACTTACATTCTCCACGTTGGTCTTTACATCTAAAGGCTTCACTCCTTGCCTCCACGGCTCCACCCCCGGTTAACCTAGCACCTAACCGGAACTTCTGACTCCTAGTCCAACTCGAGTTATCCGAGAACGAGACGTCTCCGGCTATCACTCCGACTCCGTTTTCAAGCGTGACAGTTACATCTCCGGTGAGTAACGGAGGTTTGCCTTCACGCTGCTTCTCAATATAGCGTTTGAACTCGTCAACGGTCCAGCTTTCCTCCGTGAAGTGAGCTTTAAGCGGCACGATCTCCACACGAGAAGATGAGAGCGGTCCCGAAACGACTCGAGCGTTCGTGGCTGCGTCCACGAGCTCGATCGCTACAGGAGAACCGTCCTTGGTTTCGATCTTGGCTCCCATGAATATGGGAGACGGCGGCGAGTTTATGAATCGCAGCTTGAGACATGAACGCGACGACGGCGTTTCCGAACGTGAGCGTTCGGTTTGGGACCACGACGAAAAGAGATAAGGTCGTTGACTAAGACGATGATCAAGCGCCTCTCCGACCTATAATCATAAAAGAAAAGATAATTAATCACTACTTTACATATATCATATATATATATATATATATATATATATATATATATAACTAAGCACATGTTTGCAAGTTTCAACAACATACGATCATGTTCATGTGCAGACAAACTAAATAGACAGTTAAACACACATGTACTTTCGTTATATGCATATAATTAGATGATTAAGACTATATTTAGTTATATGTTTATATGATATAGTGCTATATAATAACTAGACTCAAGGACCATTCATTGTTGATACGGAGCCTACAAAATTTAGAACCACAGAAATTAAAACGGAACCGAAGAGAAGAACAAGTCAGTCAAAGCTGGTGGCTATGTAGGAACAGTTTCATTTAAGTTTTAACTAATCCCGTGATTAAATTAAGATTCTTGTTTAATTATATGGTTTATATATTTTTGCTATATGCTCGCCGAGTGAGTTATTTAATTGAAAAAGGACGAGAAAACTCACCATTTTTCTAACCAGGGGCTCCATACAAACCACGAGTTGATGCTTCAGCAGATCTCTCATCTCTCTGTTCACAGTACTGTGGTTTACATGACAAAAACAAACTCAAAAGTTAAAACGCTTGATCGAAAATAAACCAAACATAAAAGAAAAGAAAAGTTGTCTTGTAAGATATGCGTAGGAGAAACTCACTTCTTAAATGTGAATCTATGAGCTTTTAAACCATTGTGCCCACTAGACCCATGCAGATCAAGAATGTTTCGCATTTCAACTGATCACTTGGAAGTTTAGTGAAAGAAAATGATCTGTGTTTGTGTGTGTGAGAGAGATAGGAGAGAGCAAATGATGATTGATTATATAGTGAATTAGTGATAAAGCAATGAAGAAGCAACCTCGAAACTTCCAGGAAGATTCGTTGCTCTCTCGAGTTTAGTAGTGCTGCAATTCATCAACCACGCTAAAGTTAGTTATTTAGTTTTTCGTTAATTAATTAGACCTAAACTATAACGACACTTGTCTAGTGTCATATATTTATTTGCTACTAAATCAAGATGGTTGCATCATTTTGTACAAACTAAAATTCAGCTTGTAGTAATATATAATATATACTCTATTCAGCTAAACATGTATTTAAAAAAAAAAAAATTGACAGCATGTATTTTAAATTTTAAATCCATGTATAACGGGCTTTTTCAAGAACACCCTCACATATTGGAAAAAGTCGGTTATAAAGTGGATCAGTATAATGCCATTTGTCAAAAAAAAAAAAAGAAGAAGTGGATCAATATAATAAATTAGTCTATACATATTTTATTCTGCAAGTTATAGACTTGTTAAAACTATAAAATGAACAAGGTTGCTAATTCTCTTCCAGAAACTCGTTCTTGTTTTCGTCATTCGTGTTTGGAAGAAAATTTGCAAGCATAATCATTTTTATATCAATTTCTTATACTTTTAAACTCGTTTTATGTGTCTATCTAATTAGTTTGAAGCTTATAAGCTTTTAAATCTCAAAAAAATAAAATTGCTATAATTACAATTTTTGTTTGAACAATATATTCCAAAGAAATAGAAAAATATCGTTGACCCCGTTAAGACAAAAAGACAACCATTTCATTATGATATAAACGTTCACTTGTATAGTTTGTGGTCAGAGACTCAGACATGAGTCTGCATTTGTTGTTGTTGTCAGACATATTAAGATCCTGCATTTAATTATGTGTAAGAATTGCATCTTAATTAGAAGTTACAATCTACGTGTTTTAGAAGAGTTACTATTTAAAACGCTTTGTCCGTTTCTCGATTATTAGGCCTCGGAGAGACGCAACCCCTGATGCTAATTAGAACTTAAACAAAATGAAACTTTATAGGTAAGAGCAGTATTTTTAAAACCGGACCAGAACCTGAACCGGATAAGTTTTGGGTCATGGTTCCATATGGTTCGACCGGATTAAACCTGGTTCAATATTCTGGTTTAATATATCTTTAGTGTATAAATTTTAAAGTAATATTAATAAATATGATACATAAGTAAAATATAGATAAATTTAAAACATAAAATATTATAAATATAAACTAGTTTTATATTAATATGGATGGTTTATAGATTTTTGATAGTTTTAATGGTTTTATCAGTTTAATAATTCTGAGATCCAATCTGGTTACGTGACCGCTTCATAGTCGAACCTAGTTTAACCATCGACCAGTCCGGTTTTAAAAACACCAGTACTTAAGAGCAATAATTTCTTATTCCACAGGTACTCCTAGTACGGTACTAGCTTCTTAACTATAACGGTATCGTGGAAATCGAATAACCTTAAATAAAATGAATGTCCAAATTGCTAAAACAATATCTGTTCATTTAGATTTTGCTAATGAAGATTCAGTGTTTTTTCAAACACTTTCTAGGGGTTATAGGTTTCTCAGATGCAAACATTAATTTTGAAATTATCTATATGTTTTTATTTATAAACGTTAATATGAAACTTTTAAAAACGATTGGATAATTCTCCAATCTTGTCCCATGTATCTAATATTTTTGGCCTAAAAAAATTATAGGATAAGAATATCAAATTCTAGCAAGTAAACCTATAATCGGGTGTTTTTTTATGAGATATCAAACAAAGTTCACATTAGAAATTAGACAAAAGAGAGTCTAGTTTATAAAAAAATGTTCAACTCTAATTAGTACGAGATTTTTTGAAAAAGAAACCAAAAATAAATTCATCCGGGTTTGTCTAAGTCCCAAAATGGATAATATCGTACTAATCAAACAATATAAAGTTGGACATGGATTTAATAAACTCTAACATTGATATCAGAGTGTCAGGCTGACGAAAATCTACAAAAAGACCAAAATACATTTCAAATAGGAAGCGGACCCTTCAAGCCGGAAGAGGAGTTCTGTAGCAGAATCAAGTCAGAATCATGAAACCTGTGAAATTGTGGAGAATAAACATTCTAAAAAAAACGCAATATTGTGGAAGCGTATTCTCAAAGGAAGAAAAAACATACGAAATAAATGTGGTCCTTAGTTTAAGAGGAAGAATGTGAAATATCAAACAAAACCCCTCATTGAAAATTAGACAAAAGAGTCTCTAATATATAAAGAGACGTCATCCAACTCTAGTTAGTACAAGACATTTTGTGAAGAAAACCAA
It encodes:
- the LOC106313932 gene encoding calmodulin-binding protein 60 G-like isoform X2 — translated: MHITKVHVCLTVYLVCLHMNMIVGEALDHRLSQRPYLFSSWSQTERSRSETPSSRSCLKLRFINSPPSPIFMGAKIETKDGSPVAIELVDAATNARVVSGPLSSSRVEIVPLKAHFTEESWTVDEFKRYIEKQREGKPPLLTGDVTVTLENGVGVIAGDVSFSDNSSWTRSQKFRLGARLTGGGAVEARSEAFRCKDQRGESYRKHYPPSPSDEVWRLKNIAKGGVSAKRLAEQKIYTVKDLLRWYAVCPNELYNILGRETKSGRISKRKWEAIVSHAMQCVLDETERYIYNANALDGSLIFNSVYEVIKVSLSDGTFRNPDEIPTYQLDKLKKEAYRDLTLLQTFVEHPQRSLHCTPNPGFGIACPELQHNNFQGTSDPSGSMSSLYLTAANSTIQPEMLMSCENSPDMTFHIDRNLLQRNSFRISEHEHDHDAQTLATRGYIENEEDDHENTFTYHHGMSSNLSTGAADWEQQIYNSLSVSVFGTEEAGTFNIRFTNTAGSPRARWCKVKAAFKIREVWKQAAARNRRKACLAY
- the LOC106313932 gene encoding calmodulin-binding protein 60 G-like isoform X1, producing the protein MRNILDLHGSSGHNGLKAHRFTFKNTVNREMRDLLKHQLVVCMEPLVRKMVGEALDHRLSQRPYLFSSWSQTERSRSETPSSRSCLKLRFINSPPSPIFMGAKIETKDGSPVAIELVDAATNARVVSGPLSSSRVEIVPLKAHFTEESWTVDEFKRYIEKQREGKPPLLTGDVTVTLENGVGVIAGDVSFSDNSSWTRSQKFRLGARLTGGGAVEARSEAFRCKDQRGESYRKHYPPSPSDEVWRLKNIAKGGVSAKRLAEQKIYTVKDLLRWYAVCPNELYNILGRETKSGRISKRKWEAIVSHAMQCVLDETERYIYNANALDGSLIFNSVYEVIKVSLSDGTFRNPDEIPTYQLDKLKKEAYRDLTLLQTFVEHPQRSLHCTPNPGFGIACPELQHNNFQGTSDPSGSMSSLYLTAANSTIQPEMLMSCENSPDMTFHIDRNLLQRNSFRISEHEHDHDAQTLATRGYIENEEDDHENTFTYHHGMSSNLSTGAADWEQQIYNSLSVSVFGTEEAGTFNIRFTNTAGSPRARWCKVKAAFKIREVWKQAAARNRRKACLAY